The following coding sequences are from one Kushneria phosphatilytica window:
- the treZ gene encoding malto-oligosyltrehalose trehalohydrolase — protein MSTHDMDDTACIDRFQFMTAYGATLIDAGRTRFDLWAPSLEAVDLELEDAGSEPQRLAMTDEGEGHFSIEARCGRDAAYRFRIRDDLAVPDPAARAQHGDVQGASRVVDPRAFRWRHTEWMGRPWHEAVILEVHVGTLGGFAGAAERLPQWAEQGITAIELMPINEFPGARNWGYDGVLPYAVEASYGSPEDLKALIDTAHGLGLMVLLDVVYNHFGPDGNYLPEYAGAFFRSDVATPWGDAIDFRHPRVQRFFIDNALMWLMEYRFDGLRLDAVHAIDDDEFLGQLSDEIGNTVELGRYVHLVLEDERNSAALLESAFTAQWNDDFHNVMHVLLTDEQHGYYSDYSEQPTEGLARVLGEGFLYQGQPNGRGEPRGAPSVYLPPTRFVNFLQNHDQIGNRAFGERLIELADRARLEAATVLLLLSPPIPLLFMGEQWGETRPFLFFTDHRPELAEAVREGRRSEFAAFPAFADSEVRATIPDPNAEASFSTSVSEWRDGDEHQQHWFDLYTRLLELRHAEIVPRLEGAETLDAEVLGDKAVHARWKMGDDSVLSLAVNLGDTSVMQPVLRGHQLFEWGTGEQVTELPGGAIRVWLLEAGV, from the coding sequence ATGAGTACACATGACATGGACGATACTGCCTGTATCGATCGTTTTCAGTTCATGACGGCCTACGGTGCCACGTTGATTGATGCCGGGCGTACCCGGTTCGATCTCTGGGCGCCCTCGCTGGAGGCGGTTGACCTGGAGCTGGAAGATGCGGGCAGTGAGCCACAGCGTCTGGCCATGACCGATGAGGGAGAAGGGCACTTCAGCATCGAGGCGCGTTGCGGACGCGATGCCGCTTATCGTTTTCGCATTCGCGATGATCTGGCAGTCCCCGACCCGGCTGCCCGCGCGCAGCATGGCGATGTTCAGGGGGCCAGCCGCGTGGTGGATCCGCGTGCCTTTCGCTGGCGTCACACGGAGTGGATGGGGCGTCCCTGGCATGAGGCCGTAATTCTGGAAGTGCATGTTGGAACGCTGGGTGGTTTTGCAGGGGCGGCCGAGCGGTTGCCGCAGTGGGCCGAGCAGGGCATTACGGCCATTGAGCTGATGCCGATCAACGAATTCCCCGGTGCCCGCAACTGGGGGTATGACGGCGTGCTGCCCTACGCTGTCGAGGCTTCCTATGGCAGCCCGGAAGATCTCAAGGCATTGATCGATACTGCTCATGGCCTGGGGCTGATGGTGCTGCTGGATGTGGTTTATAACCACTTCGGGCCGGATGGCAACTATCTGCCTGAATATGCCGGCGCGTTCTTTCGCAGTGATGTTGCGACGCCATGGGGCGATGCCATCGATTTCCGCCATCCCCGGGTGCAGCGATTCTTCATCGATAACGCCCTGATGTGGTTGATGGAGTATCGCTTTGACGGGCTGCGGCTGGATGCCGTACATGCCATTGATGATGATGAATTCCTCGGACAGCTCAGCGACGAGATCGGCAATACCGTCGAACTGGGTCGTTACGTCCACCTGGTGCTGGAGGATGAACGCAACTCGGCAGCCCTGCTGGAATCAGCCTTTACTGCGCAGTGGAATGATGACTTTCACAATGTCATGCACGTTTTGCTCACCGATGAACAGCATGGCTATTACAGCGACTACAGCGAACAGCCTACCGAGGGATTGGCACGGGTGCTGGGAGAGGGGTTCCTTTATCAGGGCCAGCCGAATGGTCGGGGAGAGCCCCGTGGCGCTCCGAGCGTCTACCTGCCGCCTACCCGGTTCGTCAATTTCCTGCAGAATCATGACCAGATCGGCAACCGGGCCTTCGGTGAGCGCCTGATCGAGCTTGCCGACCGCGCGCGACTGGAAGCAGCGACTGTACTGCTGCTGCTCTCGCCTCCCATTCCGCTACTATTCATGGGCGAGCAATGGGGCGAAACGCGGCCTTTCCTGTTCTTTACCGATCACCGCCCGGAACTGGCCGAGGCCGTGCGGGAAGGTCGGCGTAGCGAGTTCGCGGCTTTTCCCGCCTTTGCCGATTCGGAGGTGCGCGCCACCATCCCCGATCCCAACGCCGAGGCCAGTTTTTCCACCTCCGTGTCCGAATGGCGCGATGGTGACGAGCATCAGCAGCACTGGTTCGATCTGTATACCCGATTGCTTGAGTTGCGCCATGCCGAAATCGTGCCACGGCTCGAAGGCGCTGAAACCCTTGATGCTGAAGTACTGGGAGACAAGGCGGTTCATGCGCGCTGGAAGATGGGAGATGACAGCGTGTTATCGCTGGCGGTGAATCTCGGCGATACCTCGGTGATGCAGCCGGTATTGCGAGGTCATCAGTTATTCGAATGGGGCACGGGGGAACAGGTCACCGAGCTGCCCGGAGGCGCTATTCGCGTCTGGCTGCTGGAGGCCGGAGTATGA
- the glgX gene encoding glycogen debranching protein GlgX, producing the protein MNDHTMYGDSDDPARGTEHGVSHDETAMPPGGWDVPDEGEIKQPDEMMQGVQRSRVREGLPWPLGATWDGLGVNFALFSAHATKVELCLFNADGSEELERIELPEYTDEVWHGYLPDARPGTIYGYRVHGPYEPEQGHRFNPNKLLIDPYAKQLVGELQWDDALYGYTIGHEDGDLSFDERDSAPFMPKCRVIDPAFTWGRSREIHIPWDDTVIYETHVRGYTMRHPEVPESLRGTFSGLGVPAITDYLRTLGISSVELMPIHAFADDRHLQENGLHNYWGYNTLAFFAPHPKYMATETVNEFKEMVARLHSVGLEVLLDVVYNHTAEGNEMGPTLSHRGIDNATYYRLMPEEPRYYINDTGTGNTLNLSHQRVLQMVTDSLRYWAEEMRVDGFRFDLATILGREPHGFDEGGGFLDACRQDPLLSQCKLIAEPWDCGPGGYQVGKFPPGWAEWNDRFRDTMRCFWKGDEGQLAEFATRMTGSADLFAHRGRKPYASINFITAHDGFTLRDLVTYNDKHNEANGEDNNDGHDDNHSWNYGVEGETDDPDIRAVRLLQMRNLLTTLLFSQGTPMLLAGDEFARTQAGNNNAYCQDSEIGWVDWNLSDEGRMQLAFTQRLIALRRHFPVLHRSRFLTGEYNEELDVRDVTWMTPAGEGMTIDDWEDPEARAIAVLLDGRAQPTGIRQRGSASTLMLLINTHSDEVEFRLPAVDSGEGWHFRLHTAEPERHSLPMLEGEESYRVTGRSLVLLELVQGHESDGLGW; encoded by the coding sequence ATGAATGACCACACCATGTACGGTGACAGTGACGATCCTGCTCGGGGTACCGAGCACGGTGTCAGCCATGATGAGACAGCCATGCCTCCGGGCGGCTGGGATGTGCCCGATGAAGGGGAAATTAAACAGCCTGACGAGATGATGCAGGGGGTACAGCGTTCGCGAGTACGCGAAGGGTTGCCATGGCCCCTGGGGGCGACCTGGGATGGTCTGGGCGTCAATTTTGCGCTGTTTTCCGCCCATGCCACGAAGGTTGAGCTCTGCCTGTTCAATGCCGATGGCAGTGAGGAGCTCGAGCGCATCGAGCTGCCCGAATATACCGACGAGGTGTGGCATGGTTATCTGCCCGATGCGCGCCCCGGTACGATCTACGGGTATCGGGTGCACGGCCCCTATGAGCCGGAACAGGGACATCGTTTCAATCCCAACAAGCTGCTGATCGATCCTTATGCCAAGCAGCTGGTGGGTGAGCTTCAGTGGGACGATGCCCTCTATGGCTACACCATCGGTCACGAAGATGGCGATCTCAGTTTCGATGAACGGGACAGCGCCCCCTTCATGCCAAAATGCCGGGTCATCGATCCGGCCTTTACCTGGGGGCGTTCCCGGGAGATTCATATTCCCTGGGACGATACGGTCATCTATGAAACGCATGTGCGTGGCTACACCATGCGTCATCCGGAAGTACCGGAATCGTTGCGTGGCACTTTCTCGGGGCTGGGGGTGCCGGCCATTACCGATTATCTGCGGACCCTGGGCATTTCATCGGTTGAGCTGATGCCGATTCATGCCTTCGCCGATGATCGCCATCTGCAGGAAAACGGGCTGCACAATTACTGGGGCTATAACACTCTGGCCTTTTTTGCCCCGCATCCGAAATACATGGCTACCGAGACCGTCAACGAGTTCAAGGAGATGGTGGCGCGGTTACATTCGGTCGGTCTCGAGGTACTGCTCGATGTGGTGTACAACCATACCGCCGAAGGCAATGAAATGGGCCCGACGCTGTCGCATCGCGGCATTGATAACGCGACCTACTACCGGCTGATGCCGGAAGAACCGCGCTATTACATCAACGATACGGGCACCGGCAACACCCTCAACCTGTCTCACCAGCGCGTGCTGCAGATGGTCACGGATTCGCTGCGCTACTGGGCCGAGGAGATGCGGGTGGATGGCTTCCGCTTCGACCTGGCCACCATTCTCGGGCGAGAACCGCACGGTTTTGATGAGGGCGGTGGCTTTCTTGATGCCTGCCGTCAGGATCCGCTGCTATCGCAGTGCAAGCTGATCGCCGAGCCCTGGGATTGTGGCCCCGGCGGCTATCAGGTCGGAAAGTTCCCTCCCGGCTGGGCGGAGTGGAACGATCGTTTTCGTGACACCATGCGCTGCTTCTGGAAAGGCGATGAAGGTCAGCTGGCGGAATTCGCCACACGCATGACCGGCTCTGCTGACCTGTTTGCCCATCGTGGTCGCAAGCCCTACGCCTCGATCAATTTCATCACCGCGCACGATGGTTTCACGCTACGTGACCTGGTGACCTACAACGATAAGCACAACGAAGCCAACGGCGAGGACAACAACGACGGTCACGATGACAACCACTCCTGGAATTACGGTGTGGAAGGAGAGACCGACGATCCTGATATTCGCGCAGTGCGGCTTTTGCAGATGCGTAATCTGCTGACCACATTACTTTTCTCCCAGGGCACGCCGATGCTGCTGGCAGGCGATGAATTCGCTCGCACCCAGGCAGGGAATAACAACGCCTACTGCCAGGACAGCGAGATCGGCTGGGTTGACTGGAATCTTTCTGATGAAGGGCGGATGCAGCTGGCCTTTACCCAGCGTCTGATTGCCCTGCGCCGACACTTTCCGGTACTGCATCGATCGCGCTTTCTGACCGGTGAATACAATGAAGAACTCGATGTCCGCGATGTCACCTGGATGACGCCAGCGGGTGAAGGCATGACCATCGATGACTGGGAAGACCCCGAAGCCCGGGCGATTGCGGTACTGCTTGATGGACGGGCTCAGCCAACAGGTATTCGCCAGCGAGGTAGCGCCAGCACGCTGATGCTGCTGATCAATACCCATTCGGATGAGGTTGAATTCCGACTGCCTGCCGTGGATAGCGGTGAAGGCTGGCATTTCCGATTGCATACCGCTGAACCGGAGCGACACAGCCTGCCCATGCTTGAGGGGGAGGAGAGCTACAGGGTGACTGGTCGATCGCTGGTGTTGCTGGAGCTGGTCCAGGGGCACGAGAGTGATGGACTCGGTTGGTAG
- the malQ gene encoding 4-alpha-glucanotransferase yields the protein MSEVTSSLHRLAQAAGIAIDWVDNSDTPHRVSDPVLSSLLAGLGLPADDAQQVAESQRHLDQLHHPEEPGQWPPLLTAQASQPVALPSSLPAGSRWRLTDESGGVREGDIEGTGALLAPEQPGYYQMEVMQADGATDQQSDLAVVYHGTLAVAPERAFTLDDIDVASLPRERRYGLTVPVYGLRRQGDGGLGDTAALEQLVRNAAAAGVDSVAISPVHALFAHDAERISPYAPSSRLVYNALHAAPDQLMGEALTREAFELDRVRLEALELIDYPAVAAARWRWLRRVFERFSHARGAAEDHGLKADFARFRRSRGRILEEHCCFEALCAAFGDPGSWPEGYDHIERPLVQEFMRRQREDVAFHAFTQWLIDRGLARAQRTAVDAGMAIGVIADIAVGVSPQGSQAWSRPEETLTTLDVGAPPDDFNPNGQNWGVAGFSPQGLVREGFTTFIETLRAGFRHAGGVRLDHIMGLSRLWLIPQGDAPTEGAYVSYPEEALLRLVALESWRHRAIVIGEDLGTVDPDFRQRLDERSIYGMRVLWFEREETGAFSSPASYTRDAVAMTSTHDLPTVAGWWQSRDIDWRERLALIDDPEAERVQRDEEREHLAEALGIEPTAPTASVVDGAIRLIARTASRLALIPIEDLMGEVEQANLPGTVDGHPNWCRRQPPEATTLSCAAAQTRLEILRHARAPCMDSATLERAYHITDPDNGPEQSS from the coding sequence ATGAGTGAAGTGACGTCATCGCTTCATCGCCTGGCGCAGGCGGCAGGTATTGCCATCGACTGGGTGGATAACTCGGATACTCCCCACCGCGTCAGCGATCCCGTGCTGAGCTCGTTATTGGCGGGGTTGGGACTGCCTGCCGATGATGCGCAGCAGGTTGCCGAGAGTCAGCGGCATCTCGATCAGTTGCATCACCCCGAAGAGCCTGGCCAGTGGCCGCCGTTGCTGACCGCACAGGCCAGTCAGCCGGTCGCGCTGCCATCATCACTGCCCGCAGGCAGTCGCTGGCGACTGACCGATGAGAGCGGTGGTGTGCGTGAGGGTGATATCGAAGGTACCGGGGCGCTGTTGGCCCCGGAGCAACCGGGTTATTACCAGATGGAAGTCATGCAGGCTGACGGTGCGACTGACCAGCAAAGCGATCTGGCCGTGGTCTATCACGGCACGCTGGCAGTGGCCCCCGAGCGCGCCTTTACCCTGGATGATATTGATGTCGCCTCCCTGCCGCGTGAGCGGCGCTACGGGCTGACGGTGCCTGTCTATGGCCTGCGTCGTCAGGGGGATGGCGGGCTGGGTGATACGGCTGCCCTCGAGCAACTGGTCAGAAATGCCGCTGCCGCTGGCGTGGACAGTGTGGCGATCAGTCCGGTGCATGCCCTGTTTGCGCATGATGCCGAACGGATCAGCCCTTACGCGCCTTCCAGCCGACTGGTCTATAACGCCCTGCATGCCGCGCCCGATCAACTGATGGGGGAGGCCTTGACCCGGGAGGCCTTCGAGCTGGATCGGGTAAGACTCGAAGCCCTGGAATTGATCGACTATCCAGCCGTGGCTGCAGCGCGCTGGCGCTGGTTGCGTCGCGTCTTCGAGCGCTTCAGTCATGCCCGGGGCGCTGCCGAGGATCATGGGCTGAAAGCCGATTTTGCGCGTTTCCGTCGCAGCCGCGGCCGGATACTAGAAGAGCACTGCTGTTTCGAGGCGCTATGTGCCGCTTTCGGTGACCCGGGCAGCTGGCCTGAAGGGTACGATCATATCGAGCGGCCACTGGTGCAGGAGTTCATGCGTCGTCAGCGCGAAGATGTTGCCTTTCATGCCTTCACTCAATGGCTGATCGACCGGGGCCTGGCTCGAGCGCAGCGCACGGCGGTTGACGCCGGTATGGCGATTGGAGTGATCGCCGATATTGCCGTGGGTGTATCTCCCCAGGGCAGTCAGGCGTGGAGTCGCCCCGAAGAAACCCTGACCACGCTGGATGTCGGCGCGCCGCCGGACGATTTCAATCCGAATGGGCAGAACTGGGGGGTTGCCGGATTTTCGCCCCAGGGGCTGGTACGCGAAGGGTTTACCACCTTTATTGAAACCCTGCGTGCCGGATTTCGCCATGCCGGTGGTGTACGGCTTGATCACATCATGGGGTTATCGCGGCTCTGGCTGATCCCACAGGGCGATGCGCCTACCGAAGGCGCCTATGTCAGTTATCCGGAAGAGGCGTTGCTGAGACTGGTCGCGCTGGAGTCCTGGCGGCATCGTGCCATTGTGATCGGCGAGGATCTGGGAACGGTCGATCCCGATTTTCGTCAGCGTCTTGACGAACGGAGCATCTACGGCATGCGAGTGCTGTGGTTCGAGCGTGAGGAAACAGGCGCATTCAGTTCGCCTGCAAGCTATACCCGCGATGCCGTGGCCATGACCAGTACCCACGACCTGCCCACCGTGGCAGGCTGGTGGCAATCGCGTGATATCGACTGGCGTGAACGCCTGGCGCTGATCGACGACCCCGAGGCCGAGCGGGTGCAGCGTGACGAGGAGCGTGAGCATCTTGCCGAGGCACTGGGCATTGAGCCGACCGCTCCGACCGCTTCGGTCGTCGATGGCGCTATCCGGCTGATCGCCCGCACTGCCAGTCGTCTGGCACTGATTCCGATCGAGGATCTGATGGGCGAAGTCGAGCAGGCCAATCTGCCCGGCACCGTGGATGGCCACCCCAACTGGTGCCGGCGGCAGCCGCCTGAAGCGACTACTCTCTCCTGTGCCGCTGCCCAGACCCGCCTGGAGATCCTGCGTCATGCCCGTGCACCCTGCATGGACAGTGCCACGCTCGAGCGGGCCTACCACATCACCGACCCCGACAACGGTCCGGAGCAGTCTTCATGA
- a CDS encoding DUF2934 domain-containing protein, protein MDEQLRIRLLAYRIWESEGCPEGQAERHWHMATRLVEAEHRTEAHAPMPETGVRESVDTVAPPSTPEPAPAPESPQPEPEVDPTRPDEPEIEQPPEPPEDVPPPPGVPETGPDPDVPPETPVPDKPRSRSRRARNGDSGTTGSRATRRPRKS, encoded by the coding sequence ATGGACGAACAACTGCGTATCAGATTGTTGGCCTACCGTATCTGGGAGTCGGAAGGCTGTCCGGAAGGGCAGGCCGAGCGGCACTGGCATATGGCCACTCGACTGGTCGAGGCCGAGCATCGCACCGAGGCTCATGCACCGATGCCGGAAACGGGGGTCAGGGAGTCGGTTGATACTGTGGCGCCGCCGTCAACGCCCGAGCCGGCACCAGCGCCAGAGTCGCCCCAGCCGGAGCCGGAAGTGGATCCGACACGCCCCGATGAGCCCGAAATCGAGCAGCCACCCGAGCCGCCTGAAGACGTACCACCGCCGCCGGGTGTTCCCGAGACAGGCCCCGACCCTGATGTGCCACCCGAAACACCGGTCCCCGACAAGCCACGCAGCCGCAGCCGGCGCGCACGCAACGGGGATTCGGGTACCACCGGCAGCCGAGCGACAAGACGTCCTCGTAAATCATGA
- the treY gene encoding malto-oligosyltrehalose synthase, with product MTSLRATLRLQFHPGFTLDDACELVDYCSALGISHLYASPLLKSRTDSTHGYDGVDPTRIDPQLGGEEALARLVERLHARDMGLIMDIVPNHLAIGHENPWWQDVLQMGQQSAHAHFFDIDWHSPDPALQGRMLLPLLGDTYGSVLRSGELQPGFDAELGELQVSYHEHRFPLAMHSLGPLLESAGASSLAALANALPLTVDEAESARAGVAELRTALQQWLTQSSARDALARVLADHDGSTPERAERLHALLERQWYRLAWWRAGNDELNWRRFFDVTELAGVRVELPDVFEAVHARVFDLIERGWVDGVRIDHVDGLADPRGYCLQLRTRLDELAARRPVTTRTSAPDRLPILVEKILAEDEQLHDDWGVDGDTGYAFMNSVNALQHRPDGEAPLAALWSSLSGRTADFSEETVRSRRLMLKSLLASEFEGTVRALRAVACSHPDHRDLTTGMIRRALRELVVQFGIYRTYADDHGRPVQDEPHFQRALKVARYCVEPPGQQVLDALECWLGSEAPVNFPEPERTARLRAITRFQQLTSPVAAKAVEDTAGYRCAVLLSRSDVGFEADTFSMSVERFHAANQDRHARFPHAMLTTATHDHKRGEDVRARLAALSEWASVYTEAVRQWFVDASALRGRTASTGGVTVMPADELMLYQILVGAWPLDLLPDDEAGMTAFAERIEAWQQKALREAKLNSHWLYTNEPYEQACRDFTRGLLTSPEMHELRHSIHGMAMRIAPTGAINSLVQTLLRMTAPGMPDLYQGTEYWDFSLVDPDNRRPVDFEARQRTLASSDSLVELQTHWQDGRIKQALIHGVLMLRQRYPVLFAEGEYLPLSVEGEGADQVVAFQRRHGQQQLVVVAARHAGTMSGEGLQIDPECWGRTRIRWFDESNMQVCRMPWKDWLTGRTIVLHCAESSLGRCMEQSVTLGRLLAELPFCLLVRDDAGDP from the coding sequence ATGACCTCGTTACGTGCCACGCTGCGTCTGCAGTTTCATCCGGGATTTACTCTGGATGACGCCTGCGAGCTGGTCGACTACTGCAGTGCATTGGGTATCAGTCACCTCTATGCCTCCCCGCTGCTGAAATCGCGCACCGACTCTACCCATGGCTACGATGGTGTCGATCCGACCCGGATCGATCCCCAGCTGGGGGGAGAAGAGGCACTGGCACGGCTGGTCGAGCGCCTCCACGCGCGGGACATGGGGCTGATCATGGATATTGTGCCCAATCATCTGGCCATCGGTCATGAGAATCCCTGGTGGCAGGATGTCCTGCAGATGGGGCAGCAGAGTGCCCATGCCCACTTCTTTGATATCGATTGGCACTCGCCTGACCCAGCGTTGCAGGGACGGATGCTGTTACCGCTGCTGGGTGACACTTATGGCTCGGTGTTGCGTTCCGGGGAGCTGCAACCGGGATTCGACGCTGAGCTCGGTGAGCTGCAGGTAAGCTATCACGAGCATCGTTTTCCGCTGGCCATGCACTCGCTGGGTCCGCTGCTTGAGTCGGCAGGTGCTTCGTCGCTGGCAGCGCTTGCCAACGCACTGCCGCTGACAGTAGACGAGGCCGAATCGGCACGTGCTGGCGTGGCAGAATTGCGAACGGCGTTGCAGCAATGGCTGACCCAGTCATCGGCACGTGACGCACTGGCGCGGGTACTTGCGGATCATGACGGCAGTACACCCGAGAGGGCCGAGCGACTGCATGCACTGCTGGAGCGTCAGTGGTATCGGCTGGCCTGGTGGCGTGCGGGTAATGATGAACTCAATTGGCGACGCTTTTTCGATGTCACCGAGCTGGCTGGTGTGCGAGTCGAGCTACCGGATGTCTTTGAAGCCGTGCATGCCCGGGTATTCGATTTGATCGAACGGGGCTGGGTGGATGGTGTTCGTATCGATCATGTCGATGGCCTCGCCGATCCGAGGGGCTACTGTCTTCAACTGCGGACGCGGCTTGATGAGCTGGCCGCCAGGCGCCCGGTCACGACACGGACCAGTGCACCGGATCGGCTACCGATACTGGTGGAAAAGATCCTGGCCGAGGATGAACAGCTGCATGATGACTGGGGTGTGGATGGCGATACCGGCTACGCCTTCATGAACAGTGTCAATGCGCTACAGCATCGACCCGATGGAGAAGCGCCCCTGGCCGCACTGTGGTCCTCACTGTCCGGGCGGACTGCAGATTTCAGTGAAGAGACGGTGCGATCGCGGCGGCTGATGCTCAAGAGTCTGCTGGCGAGCGAATTCGAGGGCACGGTGCGGGCCCTGCGGGCAGTAGCCTGCAGTCATCCCGATCATCGTGATCTGACCACAGGGATGATTCGACGTGCGCTGCGTGAACTGGTTGTGCAGTTCGGTATCTATCGGACCTATGCTGATGACCATGGCCGACCGGTACAGGACGAGCCGCATTTTCAACGAGCGCTGAAAGTCGCGCGATACTGCGTTGAGCCGCCCGGGCAGCAGGTGCTGGATGCGCTGGAGTGCTGGCTGGGCAGCGAGGCGCCCGTCAACTTCCCGGAGCCCGAGCGGACGGCTCGATTGCGCGCCATTACCCGCTTCCAGCAGCTGACCTCGCCAGTGGCCGCCAAGGCCGTCGAAGATACTGCCGGCTACCGCTGTGCGGTACTGCTGTCGCGCAGCGATGTCGGTTTCGAAGCCGACACCTTTTCGATGTCGGTTGAACGCTTCCATGCGGCCAACCAGGACCGACATGCCCGCTTTCCACACGCCATGCTGACCACCGCAACGCACGATCACAAGCGTGGTGAGGATGTGCGAGCTCGCCTGGCGGCGCTGTCGGAATGGGCCAGCGTTTACACCGAGGCGGTGCGTCAGTGGTTCGTTGATGCCAGTGCCCTGCGCGGCCGAACAGCCTCGACCGGCGGTGTCACCGTGATGCCCGCTGATGAGCTGATGCTCTATCAGATTCTGGTAGGCGCGTGGCCGCTGGATCTGCTGCCTGATGACGAGGCCGGCATGACGGCCTTTGCCGAGCGGATCGAGGCCTGGCAGCAGAAGGCCCTGCGTGAGGCCAAGCTGAACAGTCACTGGCTCTATACCAATGAGCCTTATGAGCAGGCCTGTCGCGATTTCACCCGCGGGCTGCTGACTTCTCCCGAGATGCATGAGCTGCGTCATTCGATTCATGGCATGGCGATGCGTATTGCGCCAACAGGGGCCATCAATTCACTGGTGCAGACCCTGCTGCGGATGACGGCGCCGGGTATGCCGGATCTCTATCAGGGAACGGAATACTGGGATTTCTCGCTGGTCGACCCTGATAACCGACGCCCGGTCGATTTCGAAGCTCGTCAGCGTACGCTGGCCAGCTCGGACTCGCTGGTCGAATTGCAAACGCACTGGCAGGACGGCCGCATCAAGCAGGCATTGATTCATGGAGTGCTGATGTTGCGTCAGCGCTATCCGGTGCTGTTTGCAGAAGGTGAGTATCTGCCGCTGTCCGTTGAGGGTGAGGGGGCCGATCAGGTGGTGGCCTTCCAGCGACGCCATGGCCAGCAGCAGCTCGTTGTGGTGGCTGCCCGGCATGCAGGCACCATGTCTGGTGAGGGGTTGCAAATTGATCCGGAATGCTGGGGGAGAACCCGCATCCGCTGGTTTGACGAGAGCAATATGCAGGTCTGTCGCATGCCATGGAAGGATTGGCTGACAGGACGCACCATTGTCCTGCACTGCGCCGAATCCTCACTGGGTCGGTGCATGGAACAGAGCGTGACACTTGGTCGATTGCTGGCCGAGTTGCCGTTTTGCCTGCTCGTGCGTGACGATGCAGGTGATCCCTGA